The Burkholderia mayonis DNA window CTACTACGCGGTCGCGAAGGCGCGCAACTCGAACCTGAAGCACCGTCCGGTCGGCCTCGGCATCATGGGCTTCCAGGACTGCCTGCACCTGCTGCGCACGCCGTACGCGTCGGAGGCGGCGGTCGAGTTCGCCGATCGCTCGATGGAAGCGGTCTGCTACTACGCGTACTACGCGTCGACCGAGCTCGCCGAAGAGCGCGGCCGCTACTCGAGCTACCGCGGCTCGCTGTGGGATCGCGGCATCCTCCCGCAGGACACGCTGAAGCTGCTGACGGAAGCCCGCGGCGGCTACGTCGAAGTCGACACGAGCGCGACGCTCGACTGGCCGGTGCTGCGCGCGCGGATCGACTCGTTCGGCATGCGCAACTCGAACTGCGTCGCGATCGCGCCGACGGCGACGATCTCGAACATCATCGGCGTGTCCGCGTGCATCGAGCCGACCTTCCAGAACCTGTACGTGAAGTCGAACCTGTCGGGTGAATTCACGGTGGTCAACGAGTACCTGGTGCGCGACTTGAAGGAGCGCGGCCTGTGGGACGAGGTGATGGTCGCCGACCTGAAGTACTTCGACGGCATGCTGTCGCGCATCGACCGCGTCCCGGCCGACCTGCGTGCAATTTACGCGACCGCGTTCGAAGTCGATCCGAAGTGGCTCGTCGAGGCGGCGTCGCGTCGTCAGAAGTGGATCGACCAGGCGCAGTCGCTGAACATCTACATGGGAGGCGCGTCGGGCAAGAAGCTAGACGAGGTCTACAAGCTCGCGTGGCTGCGCGGCCTGAAGACCACTTACTACCTGCGCACGATGGCGGCGACGCACGTCGAGAAGTCGACGGTCGCGCACGGCGCGCTGAATGCGGTGCCGACTTCCGGCGGCTCGAGCGGCGGTGCGGCGGGCGGCGTGCAAGGCGCGGCAGGCGGCTTCGGCGCGGCGGGTGGCGATGCGCAGTCGGGCGCGATGAACGCGGCGCCGATCGAAGCGGACGGTCCGGTGTGCACGATGCGTCCGGGCGATCCGGGCTTCGAAGAGTGCGAAGCGTGCCAGTGATGCGGCGCGCGTAGCGCTCGACGAATGCGAGCGGCGCGCGACGAAGACCGATAAAGGTTGAAGTGCGCGCCGCTCTCTACTAAAAAAATGATAAGGAATCTGTAACGCAGCGAACGCGTTGCAGGCAGCAAGAAGCAAGAAGCGTGATCGAAACATCCCCGACGACGTCGCGTTTCGATCCGCGTTCGATGCGTCGAGCGCACCTCGCAAATCACGCGCGGCACACATCGCGCGCTGCATGAATGACGATGCGTTGCTCAAAGTGTTGTATCGAGGTCGCAACGCGAATCGAAAAAAGGATTTTTCATGAGCGAACCCTTTTATCGCTCAGGAAAAGATGGTACAAACCGATCTAAATTGATGGTGAGAATTTATGCTCAACTGGGATGACGAGAAGACTGCCGTAACTCCCGCGAGCGGAGCGCAGCACAACGCGCTGCGCGACCCCGCAGGAATGGCTGTCGGATTGCAGGCCGCGGTGCCTGCCGCTCATCAAGCTTCGTCGGCGCGGGACATCTTCGCAGGCGATTTCGCCGTGGCGCCGCATGCGTCCGCAGCGGTCGCGTCGGAAGCGCGGGTCAACGTCGCCGACAAGCGCATCATCAACGGCCAGACCGACGTCAACCAGCTCGTCCCGTTCAAGTACAAGTGGGCGTGGGAGAAGTACCTGGCCGGTTGCGCGAATCACTGGATGCCGCAGGAAATCAACATGTCCCGCGACATCGCGCTGTGGAAGGACCCGAACGGCCTGACCGAGGACGAGCGCCGGATCGTCAAGCGCAACCTCGGCTTCTTCGTGACTGCCGATTCGCTCGCCGCGAACAACATCGTGCTCGGCACCTACCGCCACATCACGGCGCCGGAGTGCCGGCAGTTCCTGCTGCGCCAGGCGTTCGAAGAGGCGATCCACACGCACGCGTATCAATATATTGTCGAATCGCTCGGCCTCGACGAAGGCGAGATCTTCAACGCGTACCACGAGGTGGCGTCGATCCGCGCGAAGGACGAGTTCCTGATTCCGTTCATCCATACGCTGACCGACCCGGCCTTCAAGACGGGCACGCTGGAAGCCGATCAGAAGCTGCTGAAGTCGCTGATCGTGTTCGCGTGCATCATGGAAGGCCTGTTCTTCTATGTCGGCTTCACGCAGATTCTCGCGCTCGGCCGGCAGAACAAGATGACGGGCGCGGCGGAGCAATACCAGTACATCCTCCGCGACGAGTCGATGCACTGCAATTTCGGGATCGACCTGATCAACCAGATCAAGCTCGAGAACCCGCACCTGTGGACGGCCGAGTTCCGCGCCGAGATCCGCGAGCTGTTCAAGCACGCCGTCGATCTCGAGTACCGCTACGCGGAAGACACGATGCCGCGCGGCGTGCTGGGCCTGAACGCGTCGATGTTCAAGAGCTACCTGCGCTTCATCAGCAACCGCCGCTGCCAGCAGATCGGCCTCGATCCGCTGTTCCCGAACGAGGAAAACCCGTTCCCGTGGATGAGCGAGATGATCGACTTGAAGAAGGAGCGCAACTTCTTCGAGACGCGGGTGATCGAGTATCAGACGGGCGGCGCGCTGTCGTGGGAATGATCCGACGCGCAGTCGACGAGTAACGATGTTCATGCCGGGCACTGGGCCCGGCGCAAGGTTTAGGAGCAAGAACGCCTGATGCAAAGCATGTCCGGTGCCTCAAGGGCCCAAGTACACGACAGGCACTTTGCGAACCCTTCAGTGGGATGGGCAAACTTCCCTCCGGAAAAGGCGGGCGGCCGAACGGCTGCCGGCTCGATCAAGCGATTAGGGGCGGCGGCGCAGGGCGCGCCGGCCGCCGACTTGATTTGGCGCGCGGTGCCAAGGGGCACGGCGCGCCATACCGTATTCATTAGCGTAAGCATGCGTCATCCGCGTACGCCGATGAATAGCCCGCTTCGCAGCGCACGTCCTGATAAACGTCCGTGGGAAGCGGGTTTTGACGAAGGGTGTAGTTTGAACTGACTCTCATCTGAACCTGAAGGAGAAAATGATGGCACTTGCCAAAAAGAAACCGGCCGCCAAGAAGGTCGCCGCGAAGAAGGTCGCTGCCAAGAAGGCCGCACCGGCGAAGAAGGCAGCGGTGAAGAAGGTTGCTGCGAAGAAGGTCGCCGTGAAGAAGGTCGCTGCCAAGAAGGCGGCGCCGGCGAAGAAGGTCGCAGCGAAGAAGGTCGCCGCCAAGAAGGTTGCGGTGAAGAAGGTCGCAGCAAAGAAGGTTGCTGCGAAGAAAGTCGCCGTGAAGAAGGTCGCAGCGAAGAAGGTCGCAGCGAAGAAGGTCGCAGCGAAGAAGGTCGCAGCGAAGAAGGCGCCGGCGAAGAAAGTTGCCGTGAAGAAGGTCGCGGCGAAGAAGGCCGCCGCAAAGAAGGCGCCGGCGAAGAAGGCTGCCGCGAAGAAGGCCGCACCTGCGAAGAAGGCGGCTGCGAAGAAGGCTGCGCCCGCGAAGAAGGCCGCACCTGCGAAGAAGGCGGCTGCGCCGAAGAAGGCGGTCGTGAAGAAGGCCGCGCCGGCGTCGACGGCGTCGACGGCATCGGTTGCTCCGGCATCGGGTGCGAAGACCGCGCTCAACCCGGCATCGGCATGGCCGTTCCCGACCGGCAGCCGTCCGTAAAGACTCGCTGCGCCAAGACGGACACATTCGCCGTGTCCTGAATCGAGTAGCCCTACTCGATCGAGATCCCGTCATCGGCTTGCCGATGGCGGGATTTTTTTATTGCCGGTCGCGGCACGGGTGTGCTCTTGGGCGGGCGCAAAAAAACGCATGCGCGAGATGCGCATGCGTTTTCGATATCGTGCGGCTCGCGCCGCGTCGTGCTTCAATGCGCCGGATGTGCTTGCCGGCGTGCCGATGTCGATCAGTGCGTGACGCGGGTCACGCCGCCGCTCGACAGCAGTCGCACGCGCTCGCCCGCACGGAACACTTCGGGCGTCGCCGCCTGCGTAATCGAGCGCAGGTCACCGTTGTCGAGGCGCACGGTGATTTCGACGCCGTTCGCCGAGCTGACGCCTTGGCCGACTGCATTGCCGGCGACCGCACCGGCAATGCCGCCCGCGATCGCGGTCAGCACCGAGCCGCGGCCGCCGCCGATCGCACTGCCGGCGACTGCGCCGAGCGCGCCGCCGCCGAGCGTGCCGAGCGCGCTGCCACCGCCGTCGCCCTGAATCCGCACTGCGCGGACGCTCTCGACCGTGCCCATCCGCACGGTCTGTTCGCGCTGCGCCTGGCCGACGCTATAGACGTCGGCGGAACCCGGCGGCGTGAAGCAGCCGGCGAGCGTCACCGTCGCGGTCAGCATCGCGGCCAGCGTGAGGGTTTTCCTGGTCAACATGTTTCATCTTCTCCAAACAAGATTCACTTCGGACTGTAGCCGAACGCGGTCTCGAAGCGAGCATCGATTTCCGCGCGGGTCGGTGCGTAAGTCTGCGGACCCTGGTGCGCGATCTTCAGCGAACCCATCAGGCTCGCGAGGCGCCCTGTCGTCGCCCAGTCGAAGCCGTGCTCGATCCCGTACAGCAAGCCGCCGCGGAACGCGTCGCCGCAGCCGGTCGGATCGACGATCCGCTCCGCACGAACGGCGGGAATCTGTTCCTCGCCGTCACGATGGCGGATCGTTGCACCGTGCTCGCCGCGCGTGATGATAAGCGCCTGAACCCGGCTGGCGATTTCGTCTTCGGACCAACCCGTCTTGTCGCACACCAGCTTGGCTTCGTAGTCGTTGACAGCAATGTAAGTCGCAAGTTCAATGCTGCGGCGCAAGGTAGCGCCGTCGAACAGGGGCAAACCCTGGCCCGGATCGAAGATGAACGGCACGCCCGCCTGCGCGAGTTCCTCGGTATGCTGGACCATCCCCTGGAAGCCGTCCGGCGCGACGATCGCGAGCTTGACGCCCTGCGCTTCGCCCGCGTGGTTCACGTGCGACTGCATCATCGCGCCCGGGTGGAATGCGGCGATCTGGTTGTTGTCCAGATCGGTCGTGATCATCGCCTGTGCCGAGTACGTGTCGGGCAGCACGCGAACGTATTCGCGCGACAGGTCCAGTGCGTCGAGGCGGTCGAGGTACGGCTGCGCGTCGATCGCGCCGAGCGTGCCCATCATCCGCGCGTCGCCGCCCAGCAGCTTCAGTGCATACGCGATGTTGCCCGCGCAGCCGCCGAATTCGCGGCGCATCGTCGGCACGAGGAAGCTCAGATTGATGAGGTGCACCTGGTCGGGCAGGATGTGCTCGCGAAAGCGCCCTTCGAAGGTCATGATGTTGTCGTAGGCGATCGAACCGCAAATCAGCGTAGCCAAGGTGTGCGTTCCTGTAGAGAAGTTGAGAGGGCGGCAGCGCCGCGCGGCGCTGCCGCTTGGTGCGGCTTACTTCAGTGCGGCGAGGGCGTCGTCGTAGTTCGGCTCGTCCTTGATTTCGCCGACGAGCTCGGTGTGCGTGACTTTGTCGTTCTCGTCGATCACGACGACCGCGCGCGCAGTCAGTCCGTCGAGCGGGCCGCTCGTCACGTTCACGCCGTATGCGTCGGCGAATGCGCGGCCGCCGCGGAACGTCGACGCGGTGACGACGTTCGCGAGGCCTTCCGTCGTGCAGAAGCGGGTTGCCGCGAACGGCAGGTCGGCCGACACGACGATGACGACCGTGTTGTCGAGCTTGCTCGCCGCTTCGTTGAACTTACGGGTCGACGTCGCGCAGGTCGGCGTGTCTAGGCTCGGGACGATGTTCAGCACCTTGCGCTTGCCGGCGAAGCTCGCCAGCGAGAGGTCGGCGAGGTCCTTGCCGACCAGCTTGAAATCGGGAGCTTGCGAGCCGATGATCGGGAACGTGCCGGCGATTTCGATCGGGTTGCCACCCAGCGTGACTTTGCTCATGTTCGTGCTCCAAATGTGTGCGCCTATGCGGCGCACGGGTTGAGGCCACGCGCCGCATCGCGGCGCGTTACGGATAAAAGATCTGGACGCGGAAATTCGACGCGGCGATGCCGTCGGTCTCGATTCTGACGATCATCGTCTCCGTCGCGCCGGCGGGCATGCCCGCTTCGACGCGCGTGCCGGGGCGCATGTAATCGCGCGGCGCGAGCACGCGGCGCGCGGTGATGTTGTTGGCTTCGTCGAGCAGCGTGAGCTCGATCGACGGATACGCGAGCGCGACGCGGTAGCGGTTCGTGAGCGGCACCTTCAGCTCGAGGAGGCGCGGGCCGTCGAGCTGGCGCAGATCCGAGGCGTCGAGCCGCAGGCCGTCGATCGCGCGTGGCGGCGTGACCGCGCAGCCGAGCTTCGCGCACGCCTGCTTGAAAAGCGGCTCCGTCGACGGCCAGTGGATCGTGATCGTCTCTCGCTGCCACCATGCGAGCTGTGCGGCGAGGAGCGCGGCGAGCGCCAGCGCGGCCAGCACGCCGAGCGCACGCGTGAAGCCGCCGCCCGCCGCGCTCGTCCGCGTTTCGCGGGTCATCGCGAAATGTTCGCGATTGTCGGGTTCGGGCGACGTCGCGAACGGCTCGGCGTCGGATCGGGGCGACGCCGCAGCGCCGAAGCGCGGCTCGTGATCGTGGGCGGCATCGGCGAGCGCGGCGGCCGCGGGCGACGCGAGCGCGGGTTCGGCCGCATCGTGCGTCAGGGGGCCGGGCGCAGGGGAGCGCGCGGCTTCGGGCTCGCGCTCGGCATCCGTGCGAACGACATCGAGCGTCGGGCTTGGCGGCGGGGGGAATTTGCGGACGCCGACGGCGGGCACGTCGGCGTCGGACGTTTGGGCGGCATGCGTGTCGGTGTCGGCTGCGTGCTGCGTGCGAGCAGCTTGTTCTGCGAGCACGGACGTTTTTGCCGGATGCGTTCGGGGCGTTTCGAGGGCTTCGGGCACTTCGTGCGTCGACGCGTCGGATGCGGATTCGTGCGATTCGTCTGCAGGAACGCGCGTCGCGGCCGTACCGTTCGTCGCGGCGCCGACGCTCGCGCTCGTCACTTGCAGCTTCGGATCGACCGTGCCGTCGAGCCATGGCGCCCACATGTCCCATGCGCCCGGCGCGAAATCGCGGTGGCCGGCTTCGAGCGGACGAAGATCGGGCGACGTCGCGTCGAACAGACGCTGCGGCGCCGGCTGCTGCAGTGGCGCGTGCGGCGCCGCTTGCGCAGAGGCCGCGTCCGGCTCGGCGGGCACGAGCGCGTGCGCCGCGTCGAACACCTGCTGGCAGTGGCCGCAGCGCACGAGACCGTCGTGCAGCGCGAGTTGTTCCTGTTGCAGCCGGAAGACGGTTTCACAATGAGGGCAGCGCGTCGCAAGGAGCATGGTCAGCTGGGCAGCCAGCGGGGCCTGAGGTGAAGGACAGCGCTTATTCTAATGGCTTTCCCGCCGCGTTCCGGCAAGGCATACCCAACCTTCGTGTTCACGCCAGACGGCGATATCGATATAGCGGGCGTAGACGCTCGCGACTTCGTCCGCCTGCCGCGCGAGCACGCCCGACAGCGCGATGCGCCCGCCCGGCTTCACTTTCGATGCGAGCATCGATGCCATCAGCTTCAGCGGATTCGACAGGATGTTCGCGACGACGATGTCGAATTCGCCGTCGGGGCAGTCGCCGGGCCGGCCGTACGCGACGTCCGCGCGATTGCGCTCGCTGTTATGGCGCGCCGCTTCGACCGCTTGCAGATCGATGTCGATGCCGGTCACGCTGCCCGCGCCGCACTTCTTCGCGAGGATCGCGAGGATGCCGGAGCCGCAGCCGTAGTCGAGCACCGTCTGGCCGGGCTGCACGGTCTGCTCGAGCCATTCCATGCAAAGGCGCGTCGTCGGGTGGCTGCCCGTGCCGAACGCGAGGCCCGGATCGAGTTCGAGCACGAGCGCGTCGGGCTCCGGCGCATCGTGCCACGACGGCACGACCCAGATCTTCTCGCCGATGTGGATCGGGTCGAATTGCGATTGCGTGAGCCGCACCCAGTCCTGCTCCTCGACTTCGCGCAGCGCGAAGCGCGGCGTTTCGGCGAGGCCGGCTTCGTTCGCGGCGGCGGCGAGCAGCACCGCGGGATCCTGCGTCGCGTCGACGAGCGCGATCACGCGCGAATGCTGCCACGCGGTGCGCTCGGGCGTTAGACCCGGTTCGCCGAAGAGCGGCTGCTCGTCCGGCGTGTCGGCGTCGGCGTCCTCGACGGACACCGACAATGCGCCCAGCTCGACGAGCGCGTCGGACAGTGCCTCCGCGTGCTCGCGCGGCAGTTCGGCGACGAGTTCCCGATAGCTCATGATTACGCTTCTTCCGGCGCGGCCTGCTGTTTCTGCGCGAGCCGGTTTTCGAGGTAGTGAATGCTCGTGCCGCCTTCGACGAACTTCGAATCGAGCATCAGCTCGCGATGCAGCGGGATGTTGGTCAGAATGCCTTCGACCACCATTTCCGACAGCGCGATGCGCATCCGGCTGATTGCCTGTTCGCGCGTCGCGCCGTAGGCGATCAGCTTGCCGATCATCGAATCGTAGTTGGGCGGGACGAAATAACCATTGTACGCGTGCGAATCGACGCGGATGCCCGGGCCGCCCGGCGTGTGCCACGACGTGATCCGGCCCGGCGACGGCGTGAACTTGAACGGATCTTCGGCGTTGATCCGGCATTCGATCGCGTGGCCGCGGAACTGGATGTCGCGCTGGCGGAACGACAGCTTTTCGCCCGCGGCGATCCGGATCTGCTCCTGGACGATGTCGACGCCCGTGATCAGCTCCGTCACCGGATGCTCGACCTGGACGCGCGTGTTCATCTCGATGAAGTAGAACTCGTTGTTCTCGTACAGGAACTCGAACGTGCCCGCGCCGAGGTAGCCCATCTTCTTGCACGCGTCCGCGCAGCGATCGCCGATCCGGTCGATCAGGCGGCGCGCGATGCCGGGTGCGGGCGCTTCCTCGATCACCTTCTGGTGACGGCGCTGCATCGAACAGTCGCGCTCACCGAGCCAGACCGCGTTCTTGTGCGAGTCGGCAAGCACCTGGATCTCGATGTGGCGCGGATTCTCGAGAAACTTCTCCATATAGACCTGCGGATTGCCGAACGCGCGGCCCGCTTCCTCGCGCGTCATATTGACCGCGTTCACGAGCGCCGCCTCGGTGTGGACGACGCGCATTCCGCGTCCGCCGCCGCCGCCGGCAGCCTTGATGATCACCGGATAGCCGACCGAGCGCGCAATTTTCACGATCTCCTTCGGATCGTCCGGCAACGCGCCGTCCGAACCCGGCACGCAGGGCACGCCGGTGCGGATCATCGTCTGCTTCGCGGTGACTTTGTCGCCCATCATGCGGATCGTGTCCGGACGCGGGCCGATGAAGGTGAAGCCCGATTGCTCGACGCGCTCGGCGAAATCGGCGTTTTCCGACAGGAAGCCGTAGCCCGGGTGGATCGCTTCCGCGTCGGTGACTTCGGCCGCGCTGATGAGGGCCGGCATGTTCAGGTAGCTCAGATTCGACGGAGCCGGGCCAATACAGACCGCTTCGTCGGCTAACTTTACATACTTGGCTTCCTTGTCGGCCTCGGAATAGACGACCACCGTCTTGACGCCGAGCTCGCGGCACGCGCGCTGAATGCGCAGCGCGATTTCCCCGCGATTGGCAATGAGGATTTTTTCAAACATAGCGAGTATTCGTCTCTTCGATGGGCGCGCGAGCGCGCGCCTTGAGAGGAGCGGCGTCGCTGACGGGCGCGCCGCGCGGCGGGTCTTAGCCGATCACGAAGAGCGGCTGGCCGTATTCGACGGCCTGGCCGTTTTCGGCGAGGATTTCCTTGATGACGCCTGCCTTGTCGGACTCGATTTCGTTCAGGAGCTTCATCGCTTCGATGATGCAAAGCGTCTGGCCTTCCTTCACGGTGTCGCCGACCTGGACGAACGGATCGGCGCCCGGCGACGGCGCGCGGTAGAAGGTGCCCACCATCGGCGACGTCACGACGTGGCCCTGCGGCGCGCTCACGGCGGGCGCGGCGGCGGATGCCGGGGCGCTCGCGCCTTCAGCCTGCAGCGTCATGGCGGGAGGGGGGGCGCTCACCTGCGGTGCATAGCCGCCCGGCTGCTGCACATAGACCGGCGGCGCGTTCTTGACGATGCGCACCTTGCCTTCGCCTTCGGTGACTTCCAGCTCGGAGATGCCGGATTCGGAGACGAGGTCGATCAGAGTTTTCAGCTTGCGAAGGTCCATCGGGAGTTCCCCTTTCAATACGTGAAACGCCGGTTCGGGACCGGCGCTGAATCGAGTTCTTGAAAATCAGCCGCGCGACGCGCTTTGCAGCTTGTCGAGCGCGTATTCGAGCGCGTACAGATAACCTTTCCAACCGAGGCCGCAGATCACGCCTTCGGCCTGATCGGAGAAATAAGAGTGATGCCTGAACGGCTCGCGGCGGTGCACGTTCGACAGATGAATCTCGACGAACGGAATGCCGACGCCCGCGAGCGCATCCCGGATCGCAACGCTCGTATGCGTATGCGCAGCCGGATTGATCAGGATGAACTCGGTGCCGTCATTTCTCGCAGCCTGGACGCGGTCGACGAGCGCGCCCTCGTGGTTGCTCTGGAACGACTCGAGTTCGACGCCCGCGTCCTGCGCCCG harbors:
- the aroQ gene encoding type II 3-dehydroquinate dehydratase, with the translated sequence MTRLLVLHGPNLNLLGTREPEVYGRVTLAQIDQALAARAQDAGVELESFQSNHEGALVDRVQAARNDGTEFILINPAAHTHTSVAIRDALAGVGIPFVEIHLSNVHRREPFRHHSYFSDQAEGVICGLGWKGYLYALEYALDKLQSASRG
- a CDS encoding glycine zipper 2TM domain-containing protein; its protein translation is MLTRKTLTLAAMLTATVTLAGCFTPPGSADVYSVGQAQREQTVRMGTVESVRAVRIQGDGGGSALGTLGGGALGAVAGSAIGGGRGSVLTAIAGGIAGAVAGNAVGQGVSSANGVEITVRLDNGDLRSITQAATPEVFRAGERVRLLSSGGVTRVTH
- the prmA gene encoding 50S ribosomal protein L11 methyltransferase, translated to MSYRELVAELPREHAEALSDALVELGALSVSVEDADADTPDEQPLFGEPGLTPERTAWQHSRVIALVDATQDPAVLLAAAANEAGLAETPRFALREVEEQDWVRLTQSQFDPIHIGEKIWVVPSWHDAPEPDALVLELDPGLAFGTGSHPTTRLCMEWLEQTVQPGQTVLDYGCGSGILAILAKKCGAGSVTGIDIDLQAVEAARHNSERNRADVAYGRPGDCPDGEFDIVVANILSNPLKLMASMLASKVKPGGRIALSGVLARQADEVASVYARYIDIAVWREHEGWVCLAGTRRESH
- a CDS encoding histone H1-like DNA-binding protein, with product MALAKKKPAAKKVAAKKVAAKKAAPAKKAAVKKVAAKKVAVKKVAAKKAAPAKKVAAKKVAAKKVAVKKVAAKKVAAKKVAVKKVAAKKVAAKKVAAKKVAAKKAPAKKVAVKKVAAKKAAAKKAPAKKAAAKKAAPAKKAAAKKAAPAKKAAPAKKAAAPKKAVVKKAAPASTASTASVAPASGAKTALNPASAWPFPTGSRP
- the tpx gene encoding thiol peroxidase is translated as MSKVTLGGNPIEIAGTFPIIGSQAPDFKLVGKDLADLSLASFAGKRKVLNIVPSLDTPTCATSTRKFNEAASKLDNTVVIVVSADLPFAATRFCTTEGLANVVTASTFRGGRAFADAYGVNVTSGPLDGLTARAVVVIDENDKVTHTELVGEIKDEPNYDDALAALK
- a CDS encoding ribonucleotide-diphosphate reductase subunit beta, translated to MLNWDDEKTAVTPASGAQHNALRDPAGMAVGLQAAVPAAHQASSARDIFAGDFAVAPHASAAVASEARVNVADKRIINGQTDVNQLVPFKYKWAWEKYLAGCANHWMPQEINMSRDIALWKDPNGLTEDERRIVKRNLGFFVTADSLAANNIVLGTYRHITAPECRQFLLRQAFEEAIHTHAYQYIVESLGLDEGEIFNAYHEVASIRAKDEFLIPFIHTLTDPAFKTGTLEADQKLLKSLIVFACIMEGLFFYVGFTQILALGRQNKMTGAAEQYQYILRDESMHCNFGIDLINQIKLENPHLWTAEFRAEIRELFKHAVDLEYRYAEDTMPRGVLGLNASMFKSYLRFISNRRCQQIGLDPLFPNEENPFPWMSEMIDLKKERNFFETRVIEYQTGGALSWE
- the accC gene encoding acetyl-CoA carboxylase biotin carboxylase subunit, giving the protein MFEKILIANRGEIALRIQRACRELGVKTVVVYSEADKEAKYVKLADEAVCIGPAPSNLSYLNMPALISAAEVTDAEAIHPGYGFLSENADFAERVEQSGFTFIGPRPDTIRMMGDKVTAKQTMIRTGVPCVPGSDGALPDDPKEIVKIARSVGYPVIIKAAGGGGGRGMRVVHTEAALVNAVNMTREEAGRAFGNPQVYMEKFLENPRHIEIQVLADSHKNAVWLGERDCSMQRRHQKVIEEAPAPGIARRLIDRIGDRCADACKKMGYLGAGTFEFLYENNEFYFIEMNTRVQVEHPVTELITGVDIVQEQIRIAAGEKLSFRQRDIQFRGHAIECRINAEDPFKFTPSPGRITSWHTPGGPGIRVDSHAYNGYFVPPNYDSMIGKLIAYGATREQAISRMRIALSEMVVEGILTNIPLHRELMLDSKFVEGGTSIHYLENRLAQKQQAAPEEA
- a CDS encoding carbohydrate kinase family protein is translated as MATLICGSIAYDNIMTFEGRFREHILPDQVHLINLSFLVPTMRREFGGCAGNIAYALKLLGGDARMMGTLGAIDAQPYLDRLDALDLSREYVRVLPDTYSAQAMITTDLDNNQIAAFHPGAMMQSHVNHAGEAQGVKLAIVAPDGFQGMVQHTEELAQAGVPFIFDPGQGLPLFDGATLRRSIELATYIAVNDYEAKLVCDKTGWSEDEIASRVQALIITRGEHGATIRHRDGEEQIPAVRAERIVDPTGCGDAFRGGLLYGIEHGFDWATTGRLASLMGSLKIAHQGPQTYAPTRAEIDARFETAFGYSPK
- a CDS encoding DUF3426 domain-containing protein — its product is MLLATRCPHCETVFRLQQEQLALHDGLVRCGHCQQVFDAAHALVPAEPDAASAQAAPHAPLQQPAPQRLFDATSPDLRPLEAGHRDFAPGAWDMWAPWLDGTVDPKLQVTSASVGAATNGTAATRVPADESHESASDASTHEVPEALETPRTHPAKTSVLAEQAARTQHAADTDTHAAQTSDADVPAVGVRKFPPPPSPTLDVVRTDAEREPEAARSPAPGPLTHDAAEPALASPAAAALADAAHDHEPRFGAAASPRSDAEPFATSPEPDNREHFAMTRETRTSAAGGGFTRALGVLAALALAALLAAQLAWWQRETITIHWPSTEPLFKQACAKLGCAVTPPRAIDGLRLDASDLRQLDGPRLLELKVPLTNRYRVALAYPSIELTLLDEANNITARRVLAPRDYMRPGTRVEAGMPAGATETMIVRIETDGIAASNFRVQIFYP
- the accB gene encoding acetyl-CoA carboxylase biotin carboxyl carrier protein, whose amino-acid sequence is MDLRKLKTLIDLVSESGISELEVTEGEGKVRIVKNAPPVYVQQPGGYAPQVSAPPPAMTLQAEGASAPASAAAPAVSAPQGHVVTSPMVGTFYRAPSPGADPFVQVGDTVKEGQTLCIIEAMKLLNEIESDKAGVIKEILAENGQAVEYGQPLFVIG